Proteins encoded together in one Musa acuminata AAA Group cultivar baxijiao chromosome BXJ3-6, Cavendish_Baxijiao_AAA, whole genome shotgun sequence window:
- the LOC135640552 gene encoding cytochrome P450 81Q32-like, whose product MEVPFSFTLFLVLILLLHFLFSTKKKKNERNLPPSPPSLPFIGHLHLRRKPLHRCLARLTALHGPVLLLRFGARPVLVVASPATADECFTIHDITFANRPSLPSRKYLLYKNNTTVGSTSYGPYWRNLRRIATVEVLSSHRLQSSSDARAKEVRAMARELLRACNAAADEFAKVELKSRLFQLAMNVLMRTIAGKRYYGEEGVVSEESKRFMVTVEEIFALSGASNLSDFVPLLRWVDYGGVRRKLMRLHRVRDEFMQQLIDELRTKGGEESQTTEAKEEKTTISDLLSLQKTDPENYSDQIIKSLISSLLSAGTDATTNTIEWAMSLLLNHPNAMDKTRAEIDARVGNGRLLEESDLPSLPYLHCVVAETLRMYPAGPLLVPHESSDECVVGGFHVPRGTILLVNAYAMHRDPKTWDEPARFMPERFEGGKGEGKWMAPFGMGRRKCPGEGLAARMMALALGTLIQCFEWGRVGDKEVDMAEGSGLSLPKAVALEATCHPRPSLAHLLSEL is encoded by the exons ATGGAAGTACctttctccttcaccctcttccttGTGCTAATCCTCTTGCTCCATTTCCTTTTctccacgaagaagaagaagaacgagaGGAATTTACCGCCAAGCCCTCCTTCCCTCCCCTTCATAGGCCATCTGCATCTCCGCAGGAAGCCCCTGCACCGCTGTCTTGCCCGCCTCACCGCCCTGCACGGCCCTGTCCTTCTCCTCCGCTTCGGCGCCCGTCCGGTCCTTGTCGTCGCCTCGCCAGCCACCGCCGACGAGTGCTTCACCATCCACGACATCACCTTCGCCAACCGCCCCAGCCTCCCCTCAAGGAAGTACCTTTTGTACAAAAACAACACCACCGTCGGCTCCACCAGCTATGGCCCCTACTGGCGTAACCTCCGCCGCATCGCCACCGTCGAGGTCCTGTCCTCCCACCGCCTCCAGTCCTCATCCGACGCTCGCGCCAAAGAGGTACGCGCCATGGCCCGGGAACTGCTCCGGGCGTGCAACGCCGCGGCCGACGAGTTCGCCAAGGTGGAGCTCAAGTCAAGGTTGTTCCAGCTTGCGATGAACGTCCTGATGCGGACGATCGCGGGGAAGAGGTACTACGGTGAGGAGGGAGTGGTGTCGGAAGAGTCGAAGAGGTTTATGGTCACGGTGGAGGAAATATTCGCGTTGAGCGGCGCGTCCAACCTCAGTGACTTCGTTCCGCTGCTGAGGTGGGTCGATTACGGTGGAGTAAGGCGAAAGTTGATGAGGCTGCACAGGGTCAGGGACGAGTTCATGCAGCAACTAATCGATGAGCTGAGGACCAAGGGCGGCGAGGAGAGTCAAACCACTGAGGCTAAAGAGGAGAAGACGACGATAAGTGATCTCCTCTCGTTGCAGAAGACAGATCCTGAGAACTATTCGGATCAGATCATCAAATCACTTATTTCA AGCTTATTATCAGCTGGAACGGATGCGACGACCAATACAATCGAATGGGCGATGTCGCTTCTGCTAAACCATCCCAACGCGATGGACAAAACGCGAGCCGAGATTGACGCACGCGTTGGCAACGGGCGCTTGCTCGAGGAGTCCGACCTGCCAAGCCTTCCCTACCTCCACTGCGTCGTCGCCGAGACGCTCCGGATGTACCCGGCAGGCCCTCTCCTGGTGCCGCACGAGTCGTCCGACGAGTGCGTCGTCGGCGGCTTCCACGTCCCGCGGGGCACGATCCTGTTGGTGAACGCGTATGCGATGCACCGGGACCCCAAGACGTGGGACGAACCGGCGAGGTTCATGCCGGAGAGGTTCGAGGGTGGGAAGGGAGAAGGGAAGTGGATGGCGCCGTTCGGCATGGGGAGGAGGAAGTGCCCCGGGGAAGGGCTGGCGGCGAGAATGATGGCGCTGGCGCTGGGAACGTTGATCCAGTGCTTCGAGTGGGGCAGAGTCGGCGACAAGGAGGTGGACATGGCCGAAGGGTCGGGCCTCTCACTGCCCAAAGCGGTCGCTCTTGAAGCGACGTGTCATCCACGCCCAAGCTTGGCTCATCTCCTATCGGAGCTTTAG